One genomic window of Glycine max cultivar Williams 82 chromosome 16, Glycine_max_v4.0, whole genome shotgun sequence includes the following:
- the LOC100779460 gene encoding triacylglycerol lipase 2 — protein MALLGLMSFAALTLFLVLTTVPRQAHASSRGNLGRNINPSVYGICASSVIVHGYKCQEHEVTTDDGYILSLQRIPEGRGKSSGSGTRKQPVVIQHGVLVDGMTWLLNPPEQDLPLILADNGFDVWIANTRGTRYSRRHISLDPSSQAYWNWSWDELVSYDFPAVFNYVFSQTGQKINYVGHSLGTLVALASFSEGKLVNQLKSAALLSPIAYLSHMNTALGVVAAKSFVGEITTLFGLAEFNPKGLAVDAFLKSLCAHPGIDCYDLLTALTGKNCCLNSSTVDLFLMNEPQSTSTKNMVHLAQTVRLGALTKFNYVRPDYNIMHYGEIFPPIYNLSNIPHDLPLFISYGGRDALSDVRDVENLLDKLKFHDENKRSVQFIQEYAHADYIMGFNAKDLVYNAVLSFFNHQV, from the exons ATGGCTCTTCTAGGCTTAATGAGTTTTGCTGCCTTGACCCTTTTCTTGGTCCTAACAACTGTGCCTCGTCAAGCACACGCTTCAAGCCGTGGCAACTTAGGCAGAAACATCAACCCTTCAGTGTATGGCATATGTGCCTCTTCTGTCATTGTGCATGGATACAAGTGTCAAGAACACGAG GTTACAACTGATGATGGTTACATTCTGAGCCTGCAAAGGATCCCAGAAGGTCGAGGTAAAAGCAGTGGGAGTGGGACAAGGAAGCAACCAGTGGTTATACAACATGGAGTTCTTGTA GATGGTATGACATGGCTTCTAAACCCACCAGAGCAAGATCTGCCGTTGATTTTAGCTGATAATGGATTTGACGTGTGGATTGCAAACACAAGAGGAACCAGATATAGTCGCCGACACATCTCATTGGACCCCTCTAGCCAG GCCTATTGGAATTGGTCTTGGGATGAACTTGTCTCCTATGATTTCCCTGCGGTGTTTAATTATGTGTTCAGCCAAACGGGGCAGAAGATCAATTACGTTGGCCATTCATTG GGAACTTTGGTAGCTTTGGCATCCTTCTCGGAAGGAAAATTGGTTAACCAGCTGAAATCAGCAGCCTTGTTGAGCCCTATAGCCTATTTAAGCCACATGAATACAGCACTTGGTGTTGTTGCAGCCAAGTCCTTTGTTGGTGAG ATCACTACCCTCTTCGGTCTAGCAGAATTTAATCCAAAAGG GTTAGCTGTTGATGCCTTTCTCAAGTCTCTCTGTGCTCACCCTGGGATAGACTGCTATGACTTGTTGACTGCACTAACTG GTAAAAATTGCTGCCTCAATTCTTCAACTGTTGATCTATTCTTGATGAATGAGCCTCAGTCAACATCAACAAAGAACATGGTGCACTTGGCTCAGA CTGTTAGACTTGGGGCGTTGACAAAATTCAATTATGTGAGACCAGACTATAACATTATGCACTATGGAGAAATATTTCCTCCAATCTATAACCTTTCCAACATCCCCCACGATCTCCCTCTCTTCATTAGCTATGGTGGAAGAGATGCACTTTCAGATGTCCGTGATGTTGAGAATTTGCTTGATAAACTCAAGTTCCATGATGAGAACAAGCGCAGCGTTCAGTTCATCCAGGAATATGCTCATGCTGACTACATTATGGGG